The genomic segment GGAGCAGCTTGACCAGGCCCTCGAGCATGCCGAGTCCGGCACGCAGGATCGGCACGACGATCGGGCGCGGCTCGGAGATCTTCACACCCATCGTCGTCGTCACGGGCGTCTGGATCTCGATGGGGGACACCTTGACGCTGCGCGTCGCCTCGTAGGCGAGCAGGGTCACGAGTTCCTCGGTCAGCTGGCGGAACACCGGTGACGAGGTGCGCGCGTCGCGCAGCACCGTGAGCTTGTGAGTGATGAGAGGGTGGTCGGCGACGTGAACACGCATACCCATAGGGTAATGCGCCGCGGCTGCGGATACGCTCGGATCATGGCCAGAGCGGACGACGACGGGATGCTGCGCGCCCTCGAGCTCGCCGAGGAGGCAGCCGCGGCGGGCGAGGTTCCGGTCGGAGCCGTGGTCCTCGATGCGGCCGGTCGCGTGGTCGGCGAAGGGCGGAACCTTCGCGAGACGACGCACGACCCGACCGGTCACGCGGAGATCATCGCCCTTCGCGCGGCGGCAGCGGCCATCGGGTCGTGGAACCTCGAAGATCACACGCTCGTCGTCACGCTCGAGCCGTGCATCATGTGTGCCGGAGCGATCCTTCAGGCGCGTGTCGGGCGCGTCGTCTTCGGCGCGTGGGACGACAAGGCCGGTGCCGCCGGCTCCATGTACGACGTGTTGCGCGATCGGCGACTGCCGTATCGCGCAGAGGTGATCGGGGGAGTGGCGGAGGTCCCGGCCACCCGGCTGCTGCGCGACTTCTTCGAGCAGCGGCGCTGAGCAGCACCTCGGAGACGAGCCCGCTCAGTCCTCCGACTTCAGCACGAAGACGTCGGTCGACGGTTCGGGATCCAGCGACGGGCGGTAGATGTCGGGCTGGACGTACACCGCGCGGGCCGCGGGGACCGTCGCACGGATGCGTTCGTCGATGTCGTTGATGCAGTCCGCGACGTCGCGGACGGTCTTCTCCGCGGGGAGGGCGATCTTCGCCGCGACGACGAACGCGTCGTCGACGGGGTACGTCTTGAGGCTGATGAGCTTCTCGACGTCGGAGCACCCGAGGATGGCATCCATGATCTGGTCGAGGTCGTGTGTGCTGGCAGATCCGCTCATGCGGCGAGTCTAGTTCCGCCGTCCATGATCCGCATGAGGCACCTCGGGGACCGTCCGCGCGGCCCGCATAGGATTGCCGCATGGTCGTTTCCCTCCCGTCCCTCGCGTTCCTCGGTGCCGGCTCCATGGGAGGCGCGATCCTCCGTGGCGTCGTCGCCTCCGGCATCCCCGTCGACGGCGGGATCGTCGCCACCAACCGCACGGCGGAGAAGGCGGCGACGCTCGACGGTCTCCACGGCGTCCGTGCCGTCGCCCTCGCCGACACCCCATCCGGGAACACGGATGCCGCGGCATCCGCCCGCATCGTCCTCGTCGGTGTGAAGCCGGCGATGGTTCCCGATCTGCTCCGCGAGGTCGCACCGGTGCTGCGTGAGGACGCCATCGTCGTGAGCCTCGCCGCCGGGGTCACGCTCGCGACCTTCGCCGAGGGCCTCGGCGACGATGCGCGCGTCATCCGCTCCATGCCCAACACCCCCTCCACGGTCGGCAAGGGCGTCACCGGCCTCGCGCCCGGTGCCGGGGTGAGCGGGGACGACCTCGCGATCGTGCGGCGGCTCTTCGAGCTCGTCGGTGCGGTGATCGAGGTGCCGGAGGACAAGATCGACGCGCTGTCGACGATCTCCGGCTCGGGCCCCGCCTACGTGTTCCTTCTCATCGAGGAACTCACGAAGGCGGCGATCGGCAAGGGCTTCACTGAGGCCGACGCGCGGCTCATGGTCGAGCAGACGTTCATCGGCGCGACGGCGCTACTGGAGTCCTCCGGCGAGGAGCCCGCCGAACTGCGCCGTCGCGTCACCAGCCCGAAGGGGACGACGGAGCGTGCGGTCGCCGTGCTGCAGGATGCCGGCCTCGATGAGGTGTTCGCCCGCGCCACGGATGCCGCGCTCGCGCGGGCGAAGGAGATGGCCGCCGGGAGGTAGTCCCTGCCCGTCACGCGCTCAACGGTCGAGCGACGCGAACCGTTCGATGTCGCTGTTGGTGCCGGACACGATGATGAGGTCGTGGTTGGTGACCACCGTGTTCGCCTCCGCGTATCGGAACGGCTTGCCGGGGCTCTTCACACCGACGACGGTCACCTTGTACTTCGTCCGCACGCCGGATTCGTTCAGACCGACGCCGCGGATGAACTTCGGCGGGTACATCTTCGCCAGGACGAAGTCATCGTCGAAGCGGATGAAGTCGAGCATCCGGCCGCTCACGAGGTGGGCGACGCGCTCGCCGGCCTCGCGCTCCGGATAGATCACGTGGTTCGCTCCGACGCGGGCGAGGATCTTGCCGTGCGACTGCGAGACCGCCTTCGCCCAGATCTGCGGGACCTTCAGGTCCACGAGGTTCGCGGTGATGAGGACGGATGCCTCGATCAGCGAGCCGACGGCGACGACAGCGACCTGGAAGTCCTGCGCGCCGATCTGCTTGAGCGCGTCGATGTTGCGCGCATCGCCCTGCACGGTGTGGGTGACCCGATCCGACCACTTCTGCACGAGTTCGAGGTTCGCGTCCATCGCGAGCACCTCGCGGTCGAGACGGTCCAGTTCTCCCGCGCAGG from the Microbacterium ginsengiterrae genome contains:
- the tadA gene encoding tRNA adenosine(34) deaminase TadA, whose product is MARADDDGMLRALELAEEAAAAGEVPVGAVVLDAAGRVVGEGRNLRETTHDPTGHAEIIALRAAAAAIGSWNLEDHTLVVTLEPCIMCAGAILQARVGRVVFGAWDDKAGAAGSMYDVLRDRRLPYRAEVIGGVAEVPATRLLRDFFEQRR
- the proC gene encoding pyrroline-5-carboxylate reductase, which encodes MVVSLPSLAFLGAGSMGGAILRGVVASGIPVDGGIVATNRTAEKAATLDGLHGVRAVALADTPSGNTDAAASARIVLVGVKPAMVPDLLREVAPVLREDAIVVSLAAGVTLATFAEGLGDDARVIRSMPNTPSTVGKGVTGLAPGAGVSGDDLAIVRRLFELVGAVIEVPEDKIDALSTISGSGPAYVFLLIEELTKAAIGKGFTEADARLMVEQTFIGATALLESSGEEPAELRRRVTSPKGTTERAVAVLQDAGLDEVFARATDAALARAKEMAAGR
- a CDS encoding potassium channel family protein; amino-acid sequence: MVEGIRGDAPVLVIGLGRFGAACAGELDRLDREVLAMDANLELVQKWSDRVTHTVQGDARNIDALKQIGAQDFQVAVVAVGSLIEASVLITANLVDLKVPQIWAKAVSQSHGKILARVGANHVIYPEREAGERVAHLVSGRMLDFIRFDDDFVLAKMYPPKFIRGVGLNESGVRTKYKVTVVGVKSPGKPFRYAEANTVVTNHDLIIVSGTNSDIERFASLDR